A DNA window from Gigantopelta aegis isolate Gae_Host chromosome 4, Gae_host_genome, whole genome shotgun sequence contains the following coding sequences:
- the LOC121372304 gene encoding protein FAM177A1-like, whose product MSDIGNKDQTSGEAAEFTNILLDPDKPTKKKVPKRVLHFSDGILEEYSSDEDEDKPPPEPPVDPKTLTWFPWFWHYIVTVASRTLSAADLCGEKLAWFFGITSPKYQYAIDEYYRLKEEEEKEKARMEAENTTELSSVDVKVVEDKNNDSVVQKY is encoded by the exons ATGTCGGATATCGGAAATAAGGATCAG ACATCTGGTGAAGCGGCAGAgttcacaaatattttattagatccagataaaccaacaaaaaagaaagtgCCCAAAAGAGTTTTGCATTTCAGCGATGGTATTTTGGAGGAGTATTCCTCTGATGAAGATGAAGACAAACCTCCTCCAGAACCACCCGTGGATCCT aAAACATTAACCTGGTTTCCATGGTTTTGGCATTATATTGTTACAGTTGCAAGTAGGACGTTGTCAG CTGCAGACCTATGCGGAGAGAAACTTGCTTGGTTCTTTGGAATAACATCACCTAAATACCAATATGCAATTGATGAATACTACAGACTAAAGGAGGAG gaagaaaaagaaaaagcacGGATGGAAGCGGAAAATACGACAGAGTTATCATCAGTTGATGTGAAAGTGGTGGAAGACAAAAATAATGATTCAGTTGTTCAGAAATACTGA